The following are from one region of the Planktothrix sp. FACHB-1365 genome:
- a CDS encoding type II toxin-antitoxin system RelE/ParE family toxin, with the protein MEFQVKLTQNAKLEIESAYLWLKNLNPNYADQWFRDLMNTIATLQDKPKRFALARENDDFPEEIRQIIYGKSRNKYRIIFTLREDIVYILYLRHSAQSSITFNPLDLE; encoded by the coding sequence ATGGAATTTCAAGTTAAATTAACCCAGAATGCTAAACTAGAAATAGAATCTGCTTATCTTTGGTTAAAAAATCTTAACCCTAATTATGCTGATCAATGGTTTAGAGATTTAATGAATACTATTGCTACTTTGCAAGATAAGCCAAAACGTTTTGCTTTAGCTAGAGAAAACGATGATTTTCCTGAAGAAATTAGACAAATCATTTATGGGAAATCAAGGAATAAATACAGAATTATTTTCACCCTTCGAGAGGATATCGTTTATATTCTTTATCTTCGTCATAGCGCACAATCTTCAATTA